Genomic DNA from Bombus affinis isolate iyBomAffi1 chromosome 8, iyBomAffi1.2, whole genome shotgun sequence:
aagaactaCACAACAAATTGTGACTTTCCATGATTCATCGTATTCATAAGTTTGCACAATCAGAATGTAATCCGTCTACAATAATTTCTGTGACAATTAAATATAAGAGCAATGAGTGAAAGATAAATTTAACCTATTAATCGAAAACGGTGTAACACCTTGTAAGGTCATTGTTAGTTAATCATGGGGGTTGCTTAAAGGGTTAACAAAGTACTTAAGAATAGTGATCACAATGATAAATTTGTTTGTAATAATGCGCGATAAGTATTATTTTATGGGATGAATTCTTCTCCTATTTCGGTGTCTCTCTGCGTTATTCGCGTCGAGATTATTGACGAGGATTCTGAAGAATCGAATGGTAAATATTTATGTGTATCGTATAAGTAGAGTAGTAACATTCAATTGTTATTACTTATTTATACACTACTTGTTTTATAATGAATCGCTTCGGTTAATCTTTTTGTTTACAAATCCTTTTAAGGTTATGTTGTTTGTCATAACAATGtcgtatttatattattacctttttctataaaattcatGTAACTTCGAATATAAGATATTTATCCGAAAGAGAATAcacgaataaataaaatttttttagaAAGAACGTTTATATCTTTTTGATTATATACGATCAAATAAACGTAAGGCTTGTAAGATATCATTTTCAAATTTACataattctttattttatacgTTCTGTTCTTTATAAacggaataatattattaattttttaaaaatctttTTCCGAGACCTTAAAAGACcttaaaatcaaatatttaatatatgaagattgttaacaaataattattaaaagtaCAAAGATCATATCTTGTTTGTATCATGATTAATTCACAGTGGATTTCGTAATCCAGGCGCAATGGCTACTAAGATGAGGGGTCGCAGAGAACCATCCAAAATAAACATGGAAAATTGCACAAATCTTACAGAGAATCAAGACTCTGCACTTCCTTCTCAAGGAACTAGCAAATCTAGCTCAACATCTAGAGCTAATTCAGAGGAAAATACCTATGATGATTCAGAGATAGCTGGTGCAAGTGCCTGTGCCTGTGATCAAATCAATTTTATCTCTGGGAACCCATTTGTCGAAGTGACCAAAGGAATTATACACTTGTATAAGGAAAAGTGAGCACTCTTTAATTTTGAGCATCATttaattatgtaaataataaattgcAATCATTTATATCTTgtactataatatataataatattaataaattctaGCAAATTAACGGATATACACCATGCAGCAGAACGTACCCAAACTATCTGCATTCTCTCAGTTCCAGCTACAATGACCTGTCATGATCTTCTAAGGTTTACAGCACCTTGCCATCAAGATGTTCGGCATTTTAGGATACTTAGAGATGGTAGTCCCAATCAATATATGGCATTGATTACTTTCAAATCTGCTGTAATTATCTTTAATGAATTAAATCTTCTTCATATACTGATTTTACTGTATTATAACATTACATTTTACATGACATTTCAGAATGCAGCAACAGAATTTTATGGTTCCTTTAATGGCACTCCATATAATTCTTTTGAACCAGATGTTATTTGTCACATGGTATTTGTGTACAGTGTAGAAgtgacatataacgctatgcctTTATCTGGACACACAGAATTACCACTTTGTCCAGTTTGTTTAGAGAGAATGGACGAAAGTGTTGACGGGATTTTAACAATATTATGCAACCATACATTTCATGCAAGTTGTTTAGCTAAATGGGGAGATACCTCATGTCCAGTTTGTAGATATGCTCAAACACCAGAATCATTTGCAGACAGTTACTGCATGGAATGTAGTATGtaaacaataatttttttagATAAAAGGAAGTGAATTAAGAGAAATTAGTGAAAATatcacaaataaaataaaaactgtataaatattttctagaTACTGGAGAAAGCAATGATGCTTTATGGATTTGTCTAATATGTGGACATATAGGATGTTCGCGATATCACCAGGGACATGCTTTTCAGCACTATCGTGAGACACATCACTGTTATGCTATGCAATTAGGAAATAACAGAGTTTGGGATTATGTCGGAGATAATTTTGTTCATCGATTACTGCAAAATAAAGATGGAAAAATGGTTGAAGGTGGACCTACAGCAACTAAAGCTGAAGGAGCAGCAATGGAAGAAAAAGTAGATTCTGTACAGTTAGAATTTACGTATCTTTTAACATCGCAGTTGGAAACTCAACGACAGTATTTCGAGGATAGGTTAGCGCGATTAGAACAGCATTCTGTATTACAAACTACAGAACTTAGAGAAAAAGTGGGTCAAGTATCAGAAGAAAATGCCAAAACTAAGGTAATTTTTATTACCATGTGTCTCttgaaaattaaaagagaaagttcattgtttttattacatattttaggAACAATTAGCAACATTGACTCGGGAGAAGCAAAATGTGGATAAACGACTACAGCAAGTTAGTAATAAATTGGTACAAGTACAAGCAGAATTAACTGAAGAAAAGGAACTAAGGAAAGCATTGGAATTAAATCAAGCCTCTTGGcaagataaatataaaatgcTGCAAAATGAAATGACCGAGTATCAAAAGACAAAGCAGACAGAAATAACGAATTTAAAAGAGCAAGTACAGGATTTAATGTTTTATCTTGATGCTCAAAATAAAGTCGAAAATTCAGAATTACGAGAAGAAATAGCTTCAGGTCGTATAGTAATTCCAGAAACCTCTACTTCTGCTAAAAAGAACATTCGACCTTCTAAATCTCGTAAAAAACGTTGATGTTATTCGCTGATATTTTCTGTAAAAAGATTGAGTTTCAAATCAGATCTAAAAATTAAAATCTGATTTCATACCTTTTTATGTCAAAATAAACAGCTGAATTTTTTTACTGATTTTAAGCAACAGCAACCTGGAAGTatagtaatataaaaattatgatCAATGCTATAAACTACTGATGTTTGTAGTTTCTgaatacattttaatatttaattcttccgaattaaaattaatatatgcaattttaaatataaattgatgctatatatatataaacgaaaTCTGTAATATGGAGAGTTTCAAATGTAATCTATCCCAAAAATAAAAGatgttatttcatatttatttttgcCAACATAATGTTTGATATTAAGTATAGAACTATTTGCTTTATTTTGTTAATTTGTAATTATACTTGTACTAATATTCAATAGATTGTAGTATTTTAAGTAAAAGTagcgaatattttaattcttctaaaatttcttattttctaaaaaaaatgcTTTAAATGAATATgattttataaatgtaaaatatattgaaTCTCAGAATAAACACATTACTCAAAAACGATTTTGTTTATATCGCACTTTCTCAACTTTAAAATTAGTAAAGTTCTACGAGTAACTGAGAATTATATTTGGAGGTATACACACAtggtatttaaattattacacTTGTCCTTTAATTTATcaataaatattctaataaatagtaataatttcTGCTAACTctttaaatattcataaaataattgcatgatacatacatatatgtatgtacatttaaataaatttcacttatattttaataaataacacTTACTTAAAATTAATCTTTCATTTACCTACTTtttcaaatgaaaaatatatcacATTTTTTTAAATCCATAAAACATTTGTCctaaatatttttatcgaattcgcaatttgcaatatttttacatattttttcttattttatcatttgtttttacattacaTTTCCCATTTACAAACATGAAACAAATATGGTATTGGTActtgtaataaaaatacaaagaaaaacttatttaaaaaagtacctcaatacataatttttattaagGTATACAGATGTTGCTGATTTATAGTTTCTTTTTATGATAATAGCCTATTTTTATTCTCATAAGAGTATGGAGTCGTTTTTAAACAATTATTAGTTCCCAACAGAATTTGTTGGTTGAGTTATAAAATAAAACcgatatacatatttacattatctaCAATTGCATTCAAGTAGAATACAATATGTTCAACTAAATGATTGCACATTTGGACGTCGATGTTGGTCATGCATGCAAATAAGTTTCGCTTAATGATCGACGATATTAGAAAACTGCTATATTTAACTATTAACGAAACTAAAatataatttgttaaataaCTATTAACAAGATGAAACTCAAAATACGTTATGAAAACAGTATAACCattttaaaaatgtttcatgTAGTTTTGTTGAAATTTACGGTAACAGTTTATGAGAAGCTGTTTTCGTAACAAAACGTCTATCAAACGCAATATAATTATAGTAACACAATtttgatatatttaatatattagcGCCTCTTCATTCATATTGCTCTCTATAAATTAAATGATACATGATCTaccaaatattttaatataaaacaattaaCTATTAAGATATTTGTCACAGTATCACTATaccaaatatttcaaataaccgCAAACACGATTGTTTTTGCTTGTAAATTAAGATATATACATAGTGAATATATGCATGTCGGAGAGTAATATGAGGAACCAACATCGATCAGTCTTGGAATTATGATTCACAATAAAAATCATtatatattttgcaaaatatataaatataactaaGATCCGTAACTACCTTGCGATAATTAATAATGCTAATTATTGATACGAGCTTATGCGTAGTAAATTCAATGCAAATAAATACGATTCTCCCAGTTCCTTCTCACATTCGATGCCAATACATAAAATCGTAATATATATACTTTGTGTAAAATAGTTGTAAAAAAATTTCGTACAACGATCAACACATAAAAGTGCTTAATGATTTCATAATATTGATCAGTTAGTTATTATTATCTAATAGTTAATTAGTATAAGTTGGCAAAAAGCATTTCATCGTATAGTCTTCCTTTATGGAAGTTATTCAAATCTTCAGACATGTACCAGttaatatttgttaaaaatttcttattatcTTAAGTAGTTACAGTCTCGAGTCATTATTGAGTAGACTATATGACGAAAATTTACGAAGTGCAACATACAATGCACAATGCACAATGCACAATACAACGTAAAATCGTCCTCTTGTTTTTTATGATTAAAGCAAGTTTAATCCTTTTATCTAGTTAAATACTGCTAGTAATAATACTAGCAGGTAATTCAAGTTTAAAAtctctgtattaaaatatttaagaaataataacagAAACGAACGAGATTTGTAAAAGatgtaatatatatagatatattacatttattgcATCCCTTTTTTATACTGAATTATTGTTTGCttcagtttaaaaaaaaaatttcagcACATAGAAGAATAAGAGGTAAAACGTTAAGATAAAGCATTgtgaaatgtttaaaaatattgactAAGCAAACTGGATCAAAAATCTCGTTCGCTTTTTAATTTTCGGTATTTACAGGTTCTCGTGCATGATGAATTCTGACATGTTTGTTATGATTGGATTTCGTACCGCTAGACTTTCCACAAATATGACATGTATATGGTCTGGCACCTGAATGTACTCGCAAGTGTTCTTTCAGATAATATGATCTATGAAAAGTTTTGTTGCAAACATCACATGTATATGCTTTGTTCTCTTCATGTTCCTTTACATGCCttaaacaattatattttcGTATGAACTGCGCTCCGCAATAATTACAGGTATAAGGACGCACGTTTCTATGAGAATTCATATGAGCAGTATAATCACTGTGCCGGTAAAACGCGCCACTACACTGATTACACTTGAAAGGTTTGGTGCTACGAGCAGCGTGAGTCCATTTGTGCAATTGTAAGTTCCACTTAGTACTAAATGCTTTAGAACAAACTTGACATTCATATGGTCTTTCACCATTATGTACTCGCATATGCACTGCTAAGGAAGATCGTAAATAAATACACTTACATACAGGACACTCAACATTTTCGTTCTCTCTTTGAGCATCTGGAACGAACCTTTTATTATGAGCTCGGCGCATATGTCTAGTCAAGCTGGCCATGTGAATGAATCTTTCATTACAATATGTACATGCTTTGGGTTTTTCATCATGTGTTTCTTTATGCCAAGCTAGCTTTTTCTTTGTATGAAAAACCTCACCACAATGACATATGTaatcttttaatttcttttttatattcaaATGATGTCTATTTTTGTGCTGTGTTAGATTTGAATATCTACGAAACGTTTCATTGCAAAGATTACATTTAACAGGTGCATTCCCGGTATGACCATTGGTATGTTCATCTAACTTCTGTTTTGTTAAAAATGCTTTGTCACAAACAGTACATGGAAATGGTTTAATTCCTAAATGTCGTTTCATgtgtaatttgaaattttgtttcCTATAAAAATACTTTCCACATTGACTACATTCTAATGGATGTATTTTTAAATGGGCATTGTACAATAGAACCGAGGGAAATTCTTCGTGACATATCTGACACTTGGTGCTCTCACGAATTCGTTTTGTTGTTTCTGTAATATGTACTCTTCTATGATGTAGTTGTAATGATTTTTCACTACTAAATCTCTGATTGCAAAGGGTGCAGATCACTTCAATGTTTGATGGTATTACTAATgtttcaattttttgatcagaTTCTACTTTTGTAGTTACATCTGTACATGATTGTGGTGGTTGAAGTTgatgtaacagtggttgctggTGATAAACTTGTTGAACATGTAAACCTGGTACAAAAATATCTTCAAATACATTCATACGGCCATCCAATAACTTAATATCCTTTACTTCAGGTTGTTCTGTAGATTCTCTACTGCTACTCGGACCAGCTTCTTTGTGCGCGGTGGTACTATGTACTCTGCGTTCTTTTGGACAATCAAATACTTCAGGGCAATGATAACATTTGAACATTCTTTTTGTAGGAGTTTTTCTATCTCGATCTAAAAATAAACTTGATGTAAAATGTGTTGCTAAAGATCTGCTATCTAATAATGGGCCTGTAATTTCATTGTCTGATCCATCAGATTCTTCCCAACTTTCACGTGCCATTAGATCATAAGATGTTGACATTCTTGATGATTCTTGACCAGCA
This window encodes:
- the LOC126919863 gene encoding BRCA1-associated protein isoform X2; its protein translation is MATKMRGRREPSKINMENCTNLTENQDSALPSQGTSKSSSTSRANSEENTYDDSEIAGASACACDQINFISGNPFVEVTKGIIHLYKENKLTDIHHAAERTQTICILSVPATMTCHDLLRFTAPCHQDVRHFRILRDGSPNQYMALITFKSANAATEFYGSFNGTPYNSFEPDVICHMVFVYSVEVTYNAMPLSGHTELPLCPVCLERMDESVDGILTILCNHTFHASCLAKWGDTSCPVCRYAQTPESFADSYCMECNTGESNDALWICLICGHIGCSRYHQGHAFQHYRETHHCYAMQLGNNRVWDYVGDNFVHRLLQNKDGKMVEGGPTATKAEGAAMEEKVDSVQLEFTYLLTSQLETQRQYFEDRLARLEQHSVLQTTELREKVGQVSEENAKTKEQLATLTREKQNVDKRLQQVSNKLVQVQAELTEEKELRKALELNQASWQDKYKMLQNEMTEYQKTKQTEITNLKEQVQDLMFYLDAQNKVENSELREEIASGRIVIPETSTSAKKNIRPSKSRKKR
- the LOC126919863 gene encoding BRCA1-associated protein isoform X1, with translation MNSSPISVSLCVIRVEIIDEDSEESNGAMATKMRGRREPSKINMENCTNLTENQDSALPSQGTSKSSSTSRANSEENTYDDSEIAGASACACDQINFISGNPFVEVTKGIIHLYKENKLTDIHHAAERTQTICILSVPATMTCHDLLRFTAPCHQDVRHFRILRDGSPNQYMALITFKSANAATEFYGSFNGTPYNSFEPDVICHMVFVYSVEVTYNAMPLSGHTELPLCPVCLERMDESVDGILTILCNHTFHASCLAKWGDTSCPVCRYAQTPESFADSYCMECNTGESNDALWICLICGHIGCSRYHQGHAFQHYRETHHCYAMQLGNNRVWDYVGDNFVHRLLQNKDGKMVEGGPTATKAEGAAMEEKVDSVQLEFTYLLTSQLETQRQYFEDRLARLEQHSVLQTTELREKVGQVSEENAKTKEQLATLTREKQNVDKRLQQVSNKLVQVQAELTEEKELRKALELNQASWQDKYKMLQNEMTEYQKTKQTEITNLKEQVQDLMFYLDAQNKVENSELREEIASGRIVIPETSTSAKKNIRPSKSRKKR